The following proteins are co-located in the Mycolicibacterium goodii genome:
- a CDS encoding nitrile hydratase accessory protein — protein MKLHQSCTTDQAAPSFDHEWQRRAFGLALALSEFGHYPWSEFQQSLIDAIGAWEATAVSETASEGSDRQADWQYYDHWVTALENVVAQRRLLVDTADQ, from the coding sequence ATGAAACTCCACCAGAGCTGCACCACCGACCAGGCGGCACCGTCCTTCGACCACGAGTGGCAACGCCGGGCCTTCGGCCTTGCCCTGGCACTGTCGGAGTTCGGCCACTACCCGTGGAGCGAGTTCCAGCAGAGCCTGATCGATGCGATCGGCGCCTGGGAGGCCACTGCGGTGTCGGAAACGGCGTCGGAAGGGTCCGATCGGCAGGCCGACTGGCAGTACTACGACCACTGGGTCACCGCGCTGGAGAACGTCGTCGCACAGCGGCGGCTTCTCGTCGACACTGCCGATCAGTGA
- the nthA gene encoding nitrile hydratase subunit alpha, with the protein MSDQFAYPTDREQASAERVAALERLLIDKGVITEQTVDKVLGYFESEMTPLNGKKIVVKAWTDPDFAVRVVNDTPAALAELDLPEGMAGAEGEHIQAVANTPGVHNLVICTLCSCFPWPVLGLPPYWYKDPVFRARAAREPRKVLAEVGVELSEDTEIRVWDSSGHSRWFVIPERPAGTEYFTDEQLMALVTTESMIGVALAGQPE; encoded by the coding sequence GTGAGTGACCAGTTCGCCTACCCGACCGACCGTGAACAGGCCAGCGCCGAGCGGGTCGCGGCGCTTGAACGCCTGCTCATCGACAAGGGCGTCATCACCGAGCAGACCGTCGACAAGGTGCTGGGTTATTTCGAATCCGAGATGACGCCGCTGAACGGCAAGAAAATCGTCGTGAAAGCCTGGACCGACCCGGATTTCGCGGTGCGGGTGGTGAACGACACCCCCGCGGCGCTGGCCGAACTGGACCTCCCCGAGGGCATGGCAGGCGCCGAAGGCGAGCACATCCAGGCGGTCGCGAACACCCCCGGCGTCCACAACCTGGTGATCTGCACGCTGTGTTCGTGTTTCCCGTGGCCGGTGCTCGGGTTGCCGCCGTACTGGTACAAGGATCCGGTGTTCCGCGCCAGGGCCGCGCGCGAGCCCCGCAAGGTCCTTGCCGAGGTCGGCGTCGAACTGTCCGAGGACACCGAGATCAGGGTATGGGATTCCAGTGGGCACTCGCGGTGGTTCGTCATCCCCGAACGTCCCGCGGGCACTGAGTATTTCACCGACGAGCAACTCATGGCTCTGGTCACCACCGAGTCGATGATCGGCGTCGCGCTGGCGGGACAGCCGGAATGA
- the nthB gene encoding nitrile hydratase subunit beta produces the protein MRLQHFIGGLEGLSGPLDFDKRVFVEDWEKRIFGIHVAMMALSTHLAEALPGYPIADVPTTFREKWTWAHLRTGAEGMDPFDYFRFRYYEKWLGGISQFLSDKGYLAETEMAAAPGGLTPRATAREARAAIDDQVLDYLRRGDSPRRGRARPRFAPGDKVCIADAPAGAHTRLPGYLRNRIGTVRRCYEGEYCYFVHTGDGIGDPMPIYIVGFTPGELWGDGAEPGASTLYADLFEAYLKPVEENQ, from the coding sequence ATGCGGCTTCAGCATTTCATCGGCGGGTTGGAGGGGCTGTCCGGGCCCCTCGACTTCGACAAACGGGTCTTCGTAGAAGACTGGGAGAAGCGGATATTCGGCATCCACGTGGCGATGATGGCGCTCAGCACACACCTGGCGGAGGCGCTGCCCGGGTACCCCATCGCCGATGTGCCGACCACCTTCCGGGAGAAGTGGACCTGGGCTCATCTGCGCACCGGCGCGGAGGGCATGGATCCGTTCGACTACTTCAGGTTTCGCTACTACGAGAAGTGGTTGGGTGGTATCAGCCAGTTCTTGTCTGACAAGGGATATCTGGCCGAGACCGAGATGGCTGCTGCGCCAGGTGGTTTGACGCCACGGGCCACCGCGCGCGAGGCGAGAGCGGCCATCGACGATCAGGTGCTCGACTACCTGCGTCGGGGTGACAGCCCTCGTCGCGGGCGGGCCAGGCCGAGGTTCGCACCGGGCGACAAGGTTTGTATCGCCGACGCCCCCGCAGGCGCGCACACGCGGTTGCCGGGCTACCTGCGCAACCGGATCGGGACCGTGCGCCGCTGTTACGAGGGCGAGTATTGCTACTTCGTCCACACCGGCGACGGAATCGGTGACCCCATGCCGATCTACATCGTCGGATTCACCCCTGGAGAACTGTGGGGTGACGGCGCCGAACCCGGCGCGAGCACGCTGTACGCAGACCTGTTCGAGGCCTATTTGAAACCCGTTGAGGAGAACCAGTGA